The nucleotide sequence AAGGAACTGACCGAAAAGGGGCTGCGCGTGCTGATGCTCGACCGCGGTGTGATGGTCGAGCATGGGGAGGATTACCCCTATGACGGCCGCCCCGCATTCGAGGTACCGGCCCGCAACATCATGCCCAAGCCGCTGCTTGAAAGCGATTATTTCATCGCTCGCCACGGCTATGTCGCGCCCAGCAATCAAGGTTTCTACAATAACGACCGGCTGAACGGCTATGCCTTTGACGAAGGCAGCAAGTTCTACTGGATCCGCCCCGGCGCGGTTGGCGGCAAGTCGCTGATCTGGGGTCGCTGGAGCTTTCGCTGGGCGCCGGAGGATTTTGAAGCGAACAAGCGGGAGGGCGTCGATGGCGCCTGGCCCATCGGCTATGACGATCTGGTGCCTTGGTACAGCTATATCGAGAAATATATCGGGGTGTCGGGCTCGCGCGAAAACCTGCCCTATTTGCCCGACAGCGAATTTCAGCCGCCGATGCAGATGAACATTGCGGAAAAATGGCTGAAGGATCGGTTGGAGAGCAAGTTCCCCGGCCGCAAGCTGATCAACACGCGCCTGTCCAACATGACCGAGGACAAGCCCGATCAGAACCGCACCAAATGCCAGTTCCGCAATCAGTGCGGCAATGGCTGTTCGTTCGGCGCCTATTTCTCGACCCAGGCGGTGACGCTGCCAGCCGCGCGCGCGACGGGGCGGCTGACGCTTCAATCGGATGCCGTGGTCACCAATCTGGAATATGATGCCGCCCGCAAACGCGTGACCGGCGTGCGTTATGTCGATGCCAAGTCGGGTCAGGCACAGACGGTGAATGCCGATCTGGTGTTCCTGTGCGCGTCGGCGATGGGTTCGGTCCAGATTCTGATGAACTCACGCGCACCCGGCACGGGACGCAGCCATTTCGACAGTAGCGGCACGCTGGGCCGTTATGTGATGGACCATATCTTCCGCGTCGGCATCGACGGCGAAATCCCGGGGATGAGCGAATATATCGAATATGGTCGCCGTCCTGGAGGCGTCTATATCCCGCGTTTCCGCAACGTCGGCGGGGAAGAAGGCGTCGGCTTCAAGCGCGGCTATGGCTATCAGGGTGGCGCGCGTCGCGATCCAGCCGGGCCGGTCGGCTTTGGTGAGTCGATGAAGCACGGCATGCGCGGCTATGGTCCGTGGAAATTCGGCATGACCGCGTTCGGCGAATGCCTGCCCTATCGCGACAACCGCGTGTCGCTGCACAGCGACAAGGTCGATCGTTTCGGCGTCCCGCTGATGCGCTTTGACGTGCAGTTCCGTGACAACGAGCTTCGCATGATGGCCGACGCGCGCGAACAGGGCGAAGCGATGCTCAAGGGCGCAGGCATGACCAATGTGAAGAGCTGGGAAGGCGAACATGTCCCCGGTGACGCGATCCACGAAATGGGCGGCGCGCGCATGGGTGCCGATCCGCGCACGTCCGTGCTGAACCAGTGGAGTCAGGCGCACGACGCAAGCAACCTGTATGTGACGGACGGCGCGCAGATGGCGTCGGCATCGTGCGTCAACCCATCGCTGACGTTCATGGCGCTGACCGCACGGGCGGCCGATCACGCGGTCAAGCAGCTGAAGCGGGCATGATGGCGGGCACGGGGACACTCCCCGTGCCCTCACCCATTAAATAAACCGATTTTCCAAAAGCCATTGCGTCACGGCGGCGGATGCGCGACCAAAGCGGCATAACGCCGTTCGGGGGAGACCGCACGCCATGACATTCATCCATCGCCGCCGCCCCGCCAGTGCCGCGCTTGCACTGGCGTCCATCGCCATGACGGCCATGACTCCGCTGGCCAGCGTGACCGCGCAGGAACGCGGCGGTTATGACAGCGTCGATCCGTTCATCGGCACCGGTGGGGAAGGGCATACGTTCCCCGGCGCGGTTGCGCCGTTCGGCATGGTGCAGGCCAGCCCTGATACCGATACCGGCTGTCAGGTGCGCGAATGCTATGGCCACGCTGCGGGCTATCGTTACGACGACCCGACGATTCAGGGCTTTTCGCACACCCATTTTTCGGGCGCGGGCCATTCGGACCTGGGCGACTTTCTGGTCATGCCCGTTGCGGGCACCAATGTGTCGCTGGAACCGGGGGACGCGAGCAAGCCGGGTTCGGGCTATCGCTCACGCTTCGATCATCGCGAAGAAGTGGCGCGACCAGGCTATTATGCGGTCACGCTGAAGGATTCGGACATTCGCGCCGAACTGACGGCGGGCACGCGCGTGGCTGTCCACCGCTATCGCTTTCCCACGGGACAGGACGCGCATGTCGTCATCGACCTTCGCAGTTCGCTCTACAATTATCCGGGCAAAATCCTGTGGTCGTCGGTCCGGTTACGCGACGACGGCACGATCACCGGCATGCGCGAGACGCGCGGCTGGGCACCGGGGCGCAAGCTGTTCTTCGCGATCCGCCCCAATGCAAAGCTGACGGGCCATGCCTTCGTCAACCG is from Sphingomonas sp. IW22 and encodes:
- a CDS encoding GMC family oxidoreductase encodes the protein MASTDRFDAIVIGSGVSGGFAAKELTEKGLRVLMLDRGVMVEHGEDYPYDGRPAFEVPARNIMPKPLLESDYFIARHGYVAPSNQGFYNNDRLNGYAFDEGSKFYWIRPGAVGGKSLIWGRWSFRWAPEDFEANKREGVDGAWPIGYDDLVPWYSYIEKYIGVSGSRENLPYLPDSEFQPPMQMNIAEKWLKDRLESKFPGRKLINTRLSNMTEDKPDQNRTKCQFRNQCGNGCSFGAYFSTQAVTLPAARATGRLTLQSDAVVTNLEYDAARKRVTGVRYVDAKSGQAQTVNADLVFLCASAMGSVQILMNSRAPGTGRSHFDSSGTLGRYVMDHIFRVGIDGEIPGMSEYIEYGRRPGGVYIPRFRNVGGEEGVGFKRGYGYQGGARRDPAGPVGFGESMKHGMRGYGPWKFGMTAFGECLPYRDNRVSLHSDKVDRFGVPLMRFDVQFRDNELRMMADAREQGEAMLKGAGMTNVKSWEGEHVPGDAIHEMGGARMGADPRTSVLNQWSQAHDASNLYVTDGAQMASASCVNPSLTFMALTARAADHAVKQLKRA